In Pseudonocardia sp. C8, one genomic interval encodes:
- a CDS encoding erythromycin esterase family protein, whose amino-acid sequence MSRRDIDAVRALARPLRTDADLDDLVERIGDARLVLIGEASHGTHEFYAWRDRLTRRLVAERGFGFVAVEGDWPDSRRVHRYVVGDPEAPADADRVLRGYDRWPTWMWANTAVSAAARWLRTHNAGLPAAERVGFHGLDVYSLYRSMTAVLDWLSEHEPELAEAARAAYACFEPFGTDPFEYARATRWVPENCEAPVVDVLTALCERGAAADGGEDRFAAEQNAAVVAGAERYYRTAVRGGAASWNVRDEHMADTLDRLLEHAGPGAKGVVWAHNTHIGDAAATDMVAYGMTNLGRLARERHADDGVVLVGQAGHRGEVMAGDHWGAPACRLPVPAGRAGSAEDLLHDALGDQASVLSFPPSPDQPSWLRSPLGHRAIGVVYHPEREHRGNYVPSTLGDRYDALLWFGDTTALQPVRAEPADDPEPETRPSGV is encoded by the coding sequence GTGAGCCGCCGCGACATCGACGCGGTGCGGGCGCTGGCCCGGCCCCTGCGCACCGACGCCGACCTCGACGACCTGGTCGAGCGCATCGGGGACGCCCGGCTGGTGCTGATCGGGGAGGCCTCGCACGGCACCCACGAGTTCTACGCGTGGCGGGACCGGCTGACCCGCCGGCTGGTCGCCGAGCGCGGCTTCGGGTTCGTCGCCGTGGAAGGCGACTGGCCGGACAGCCGCCGCGTGCATCGCTACGTCGTCGGCGACCCGGAGGCTCCCGCGGACGCGGACCGCGTGCTGCGCGGTTACGACCGCTGGCCGACCTGGATGTGGGCCAACACCGCGGTGTCCGCGGCCGCACGGTGGCTGCGTACGCACAACGCGGGCCTGCCGGCTGCCGAGCGGGTCGGCTTCCACGGGCTCGACGTCTACAGCCTGTACCGGTCGATGACGGCGGTGCTGGACTGGCTGTCCGAACACGAGCCGGAGCTGGCCGAGGCGGCGCGGGCCGCCTACGCGTGCTTCGAGCCGTTCGGGACCGACCCGTTCGAGTACGCGCGGGCGACCCGGTGGGTGCCGGAGAACTGCGAAGCGCCCGTCGTCGACGTGCTGACCGCGCTGTGCGAGCGGGGCGCCGCGGCCGACGGCGGCGAGGACCGGTTCGCCGCAGAGCAGAACGCCGCCGTGGTGGCCGGCGCCGAGCGCTACTACCGCACCGCGGTGCGCGGCGGGGCCGCGTCGTGGAACGTGCGGGACGAGCACATGGCCGACACCCTCGACCGGCTGCTCGAGCATGCCGGCCCGGGTGCGAAGGGCGTGGTGTGGGCGCACAACACCCACATCGGCGATGCCGCGGCCACCGACATGGTCGCGTACGGCATGACCAACCTGGGCCGGCTGGCCCGCGAGCGGCACGCCGACGACGGCGTGGTGCTGGTGGGGCAGGCCGGCCACCGTGGCGAGGTGATGGCCGGCGACCACTGGGGCGCCCCCGCCTGCCGGCTGCCGGTGCCCGCCGGCCGCGCGGGCAGCGCGGAGGACCTGCTGCACGACGCGCTCGGTGACCAGGCCTCGGTGCTGTCGTTCCCGCCGTCGCCGGACCAGCCGTCGTGGCTGCGGAGCCCACTGGGGCACCGCGCGATCGGCGTCGTCTACCACCCGGAGCGCGAGCACCGGGGCAACTACGTGCCCTCCACCCTGGGCGACCGATACGACGCGCTGCTCTGGTTCGGCGACACGACGGCGCTGCAGCCGGTGCGCGCCGAGCCGGCCGACGACCCGGAACCGGAGACGAGGCCGTCCGGGGTGTGA
- a CDS encoding M14 family metallopeptidase — MTVIVKVTSDSPRAPLEHLLSSPLGLDVWEVKPEHLVLQAAPAQAERLEHMGYAVEELQQTQAYLSTFATDEALAGFHTVETLTADLQRLADDHPDVAELHEIGRSVEDRPIWALRIGERRGNPLKMVFLGCHHAREWIAVEVPYLLAEHLVTRSGTDPVQQWLRKGEIWVAPMVNPDGHEHTRTQDRLWRKNRRLNPDGSRGVDPNRNYGYMWGTLNISTSSHVPRDETYVGPRAFSEPEVRAVRNLVARELPAGVLTYHSYSQLILYPWGYTSTQIADAHDRREMQGLGQDMARLIRQVHGETYTVQQSSALYPTAGDTTDWTYGEYGVPSFTIELRPDTQAEGGFILPPDQIQPTWEENLPAALQFIGHVFDKQPSPVSE, encoded by the coding sequence ATGACGGTGATCGTGAAGGTGACCTCGGACAGTCCACGGGCTCCACTGGAGCACCTGCTGTCCTCGCCGCTGGGTCTCGACGTGTGGGAGGTCAAACCCGAGCACCTGGTCCTGCAGGCCGCTCCGGCGCAGGCCGAGCGGCTCGAACACATGGGTTACGCCGTCGAGGAGCTGCAGCAGACGCAGGCCTACCTGTCGACCTTCGCCACCGACGAGGCACTGGCCGGCTTCCACACCGTCGAGACACTCACTGCGGACCTGCAACGGCTGGCGGACGACCATCCCGACGTCGCCGAGCTGCACGAGATCGGCCGGAGCGTGGAGGACCGGCCGATCTGGGCCCTGCGGATCGGAGAACGACGCGGCAACCCGCTCAAGATGGTGTTCCTGGGCTGCCATCACGCTCGCGAGTGGATCGCGGTCGAGGTGCCGTATCTGCTCGCCGAGCACCTGGTGACCCGGTCGGGCACCGACCCGGTTCAGCAGTGGTTGCGCAAGGGCGAGATCTGGGTCGCCCCCATGGTCAACCCGGACGGACACGAGCACACCCGCACCCAGGACCGCTTGTGGCGCAAGAACCGACGGCTGAACCCCGACGGTAGCCGCGGCGTCGACCCGAACCGCAACTACGGTTACATGTGGGGGACGCTCAACATCAGCACGTCCAGTCACGTACCCCGCGACGAGACCTATGTCGGGCCGAGGGCGTTCTCCGAGCCCGAGGTCCGCGCGGTGCGCAACCTCGTCGCCCGCGAACTGCCGGCCGGGGTGCTGACCTACCACAGCTACTCGCAGCTGATCCTCTACCCGTGGGGCTACACCTCCACGCAGATCGCCGACGCCCACGACCGGCGGGAGATGCAGGGCCTCGGCCAGGACATGGCGCGGTTGATCCGGCAGGTCCACGGCGAGACCTACACCGTCCAGCAGTCGTCGGCGCTCTACCCGACCGCCGGAGACACCACCGACTGGACCTACGGCGAGTACGGGGTGCCCTCGTTCACCATCGAGCTCCGGCCCGACACCCAGGCCGAAGGTGGCTTCATCCTGCCACCCGACCAGATCCAGCCGACCTGGGAGGAGAACCTGCCCGCGGCGCTGCAGTTCATCGGGCACGTGTTCGACAAGCAGCCGTCACCAGTCTCGGAGTAG
- a CDS encoding methyltransferase, with protein MTAAGTAEAGAERERLFGLLWGFFPAQLLRTLAQLGVPDALADGPADVTTLAARTGTHPPSLRRLLTAGVGLQLVTAAGDDRYELAPAGHLLRTGAPGSLGNLAQLFCGDATWRAWGELGWSVRTGAPSFEKVTGRTAFAHIAADPTLSAVFTEAMAEGTRAGAPAIVAACDLDGAGTLCDVGGGNGTLLAAFLAARPELRGVLFDTADGLGDAATVLAGVADRCRIEAGDFFAEVPSCDAYVVKSVVHDWDDDRATALLARIRAAAPPNAALFLVEPVLPADPAELTQVPTMLMSDLNMLVCTGGRERTAADFTALLVAAGWRLVDVAPTERHGYSVLRAAPDRPRE; from the coding sequence GTGACCGCCGCCGGGACGGCCGAGGCCGGCGCCGAACGTGAGCGGCTGTTCGGGCTGCTGTGGGGGTTCTTCCCCGCGCAGCTGCTCCGCACGCTGGCGCAGCTGGGAGTTCCCGACGCGCTCGCGGACGGGCCCGCCGACGTCACCACGCTCGCCGCGCGGACCGGGACGCACCCGCCGTCGCTGCGCCGGCTGCTCACGGCCGGCGTGGGGCTGCAGCTGGTGACCGCGGCCGGCGACGACCGCTACGAGCTCGCCCCGGCCGGGCACCTGCTCCGCACCGGGGCCCCCGGTTCGCTGGGCAACCTGGCGCAGCTGTTCTGCGGCGACGCCACCTGGCGCGCCTGGGGCGAGCTCGGGTGGAGCGTGCGAACCGGTGCCCCGTCGTTCGAGAAGGTGACCGGCCGGACGGCGTTCGCGCACATCGCGGCCGACCCGACGCTGTCCGCGGTGTTCACCGAGGCGATGGCCGAGGGCACCCGGGCCGGCGCGCCGGCGATCGTCGCCGCCTGCGACCTCGACGGCGCCGGCACGCTCTGCGACGTCGGCGGCGGCAACGGCACGTTGCTGGCCGCGTTCCTCGCCGCCCGGCCCGAGCTGCGCGGCGTCCTGTTCGACACCGCGGACGGCCTCGGGGACGCCGCCACCGTCCTCGCCGGCGTCGCCGACCGCTGCCGGATCGAGGCCGGTGACTTCTTCGCCGAGGTCCCGAGCTGTGATGCCTACGTCGTCAAGAGCGTCGTGCACGACTGGGACGACGACCGGGCGACCGCGCTGCTGGCCAGGATCCGGGCGGCCGCGCCCCCGAACGCCGCGTTGTTCCTGGTCGAGCCGGTGCTGCCCGCCGATCCGGCCGAGCTCACGCAGGTGCCGACCATGCTGATGAGCGACCTGAACATGCTCGTCTGCACCGGGGGCCGTGAGCGCACCGCGGCGGACTTCACCGCGCTGCTCGTCGCGGCCGGCTGGCGGCTCGTCGACGTGGCCCCCACCGAACGGCACGGCTACTCGGTGCTGCGCGCCGCGCCGGACCGTCCTCGCGAGTAG
- a CDS encoding serine hydrolase — protein sequence MARTIDGSGIDTVLQEAVDNGAVPHVAAIVADADGVVYEGAAGVRHTDSGPQPVSTGTHFRIMSMTKIVATVAALQQVERGALDLAAPVASYVPDFAEVQVLEGFDGDTPRLRAPKTPATVKHLITHTSGLGYWFWNAELKKYEEVTGLPNVVPGDMAAFKAPMVADPGTRFEYGINTDWLGRVVEAVAGTTLDVVIKENVTEPLGMDDTMFALDEARQANKTPVHVKGEDGGWISAGNVLPDDPQWWPGGHGLHSTPRDFIRFERALLRGGELDGTRILTQETVDAAFSDQLGGIPMPTEIRTVDPPITDTLTLGPGWTWGYGLLLNTLDLPGARRAWTGAWAGLFNTHFFVDRTTGICASLYTNSLPFIPKDEAWKVYGDFEAALYASL from the coding sequence ATGGCGAGGACGATCGACGGGAGCGGGATCGACACGGTGCTGCAGGAGGCGGTCGACAACGGCGCGGTGCCGCACGTGGCCGCGATCGTCGCGGACGCCGACGGCGTCGTCTACGAGGGCGCGGCCGGGGTGCGCCACACGGACAGCGGGCCGCAGCCGGTCAGCACCGGCACCCACTTCCGCATCATGTCCATGACCAAGATCGTCGCGACCGTCGCGGCGCTCCAGCAAGTCGAGCGCGGTGCGCTCGACCTCGCCGCCCCGGTCGCGAGCTACGTCCCGGACTTCGCCGAGGTCCAGGTTCTCGAGGGCTTCGACGGCGACACCCCGAGGCTGCGGGCTCCGAAGACACCGGCGACCGTCAAGCACCTGATCACGCACACCTCGGGCCTGGGCTACTGGTTCTGGAACGCCGAGCTCAAGAAGTACGAAGAGGTCACCGGCCTGCCGAACGTCGTGCCCGGGGACATGGCCGCGTTCAAGGCGCCTATGGTCGCCGACCCGGGCACCCGTTTCGAGTACGGCATCAACACCGACTGGCTCGGCCGGGTGGTCGAGGCGGTCGCCGGCACCACGCTCGACGTCGTGATCAAGGAGAACGTCACCGAGCCCCTGGGCATGGACGACACGATGTTCGCCCTCGACGAGGCCCGGCAGGCGAACAAGACCCCGGTGCACGTCAAGGGCGAGGACGGCGGGTGGATCTCGGCCGGCAACGTCCTCCCGGACGACCCGCAGTGGTGGCCCGGTGGCCACGGGCTGCACTCGACCCCGCGCGACTTCATTCGTTTCGAGCGCGCACTGCTGCGCGGTGGTGAGCTCGACGGCACCCGCATCCTGACTCAGGAGACCGTCGACGCGGCGTTCTCCGACCAGCTGGGTGGCATCCCGATGCCGACCGAGATCCGCACCGTCGACCCGCCGATCACCGACACGCTCACCCTCGGCCCCGGCTGGACCTGGGGCTACGGGCTCCTGCTCAACACGCTGGACCTCCCCGGTGCACGGCGGGCGTGGACCGGGGCGTGGGCCGGCCTGTTCAACACGCACTTCTTCGTCGACCGCACCACGGGAATCTGCGCCTCCCTCTACACGAACTCGCTGCCGTTCATCCCCAAGGACGAGGCGTGGAAGGTGTACGGCGACTTCGAGGCGGCGCTGTACGCGTCGCTGTAG